A stretch of DNA from Fusobacterium mortiferum ATCC 9817:
TTTATTTCAAAGTATCCAGTGTTTTTACCATTATTCTGTAATTGTATTTTTATTTTCATCTCCTCCTTTCGTATATTGTTCTCCAGCTTTATCTAGGCTGATAGCATTTCCATTTCCTACAAGTTTATCCCCTCCCTTTACATATGGTAAATTTAGTGCTTCTCGAACTTCATTAGGTGTCATAATGAAGTTTTGAACATAGTTTGAATATACATTAGCTTTAGTTTGGTTATCCATTTTAAATAGAATATCTTCATTTATAACTAACCTTTGCCCTCTTTCTAAATCTCTTGGATGAAGTAGCTTATAACTCAATTCCTGTTCGTAGATTAAAAATAAAGGTTGCAATGTATTTACATAAAAATCTAACTGTTGAGTTTCGCTATTACTATATGAACTTTTGGTATAATCATTTATGACATTAGGTTTTATTCCAAAGGCAGCAGCTATTTGAAGAGCTGTATTCTTATTATTTTCAAAGAACTGAGAATCAGCTAGTTTCATTTCTAATAACTGAGCTTGATATCCCATAGGTAAAGGAATAAAAGCTCCACTCTCTTTAGCTTTAGCAAAATTTGCTATCTTATCCACCATATTTTTAGCTTTAGCATCATTTAATTCTCCAGTATAATGAACTACTACTTTAGTTCCTAATGTAGAACTGGAATATATTCTCTTTAAAAAGTTCAAAGCTGACTTTTGAGTATTTAGTTGAGTTTTTAAAATATCACGAACTGCTGTTCCAGATAGTCCATCCCAACTCATATGAGTTTTGAAATGTAATATATCATCTTGTAAAAATGAATATCTTTTTCCACTTCTACTGTCATTCCACACATACCAAATACTATCTTTTAGTCCAAAATAGCCTTTGTTATCAATCCAAATTTCAACTTCATTACTGGGTAATTGCCAGAGATTTTTAATTTTTTTCCCATCTCTTTCGATATAGACATAAGAGTTCCCATAATGATTACGATTTAATTCTACTGTTTGCCAAAATGTTATAGCACTCATATATGGATTAGGTCTTATATTTAATAGTAAATCTAAATCATTATCAAATATGGTTTCTCTTCCTTTTTTCTTAGTAATCTCTCTTTTCTCCCATTGCATTTTCCCTAAACTTTCAGATAGATGCTTTAAGCAAATAAAATATATAGTTTCAGATATATCTTGTTGTACCTCTGTATCTTCATTAAGTTGTCCTAAGATGTCAAAAAGAGAGTTTGAATCTGTATTTATAGGTGTACCACTCTTTGAAGCTCCTGAAAGCTTAGCTAATATTTTTTTTATAATCTCAAACACCTCCTATTCATAGATGCTTTCTATTAAATCTGAATATTTATTATAATCAAATACAAATTCATAGTATTGAGCTAGTTTAAATGCTGCTAATAGAGAGTCAACTGGGTCAATTCTCTTTCTAGTGGCATCTTTATCAATTTTAATTAATCCATTACTTTGTCTTACTACTGCATTTTTCATGGCAAAGTTTAATACAGGATTAGGAAGGTATATGATATTGCCCTCATATACCTGTTCTCTGAATCCAGCTGTACTCTCATTTAATGATTTATGTGATTGATATACTTCTACACATTTATGTCCTTGATTAGATAAGTCCATCATCATTTTTGAAGAGTTTGCTGGGTCAAAACAAAGAGTATCTATATTTAATTGATTTTCAGTACAGAACTTTGTTACATACTCCCACACTACACCTTGGTCTACTACTTGAGAATTAGTTATAGTGATATATCCTTGCTTAGCCCAGCTAAGATATGGCATCTTATCAACTATTTCTCTTTCTCTAAGTTTTTCAATATTAGGTACAAAAGAATGGCTAAATACAATATACTTTGTAACTCCATTTTCATCTTTAACTGGAATAACAAAGCCTACTGATGTTAAGTCAATCTTAGCTGACATGTCAAAACCTACAAAAACATCTTTATTAGATATTTCAAAGGGTAATTTTTTTACTTCACAAGCTTTCCATTTAGCTATGTCCATATATCCATTCTCAGTAGCTTGTACCCAAATATTTAAGCACTTAGTCATAAAGGCTATCATCTTTTCTGGAATCATCTTAGCTACTTCATAATCAGATGCTAATTTATTTATCCCCTCTTGATAATAAGCTCTTATTGGATTAGCTTTTTTCCAAGTTTCTAAACTTCCTTTATCATCTCCCTCATCAGCTTCACATATATCTACAAAATACTCATCATTATCTAAATCTACATCTGGATTAAGTAAATCAGAGCAATAAGCATATTCCTGAGTAAAACATGGAGCATTTAAATCCATTCCAGCTGTGGTAATAATAAATAATAAAGGTTCTTTAGATGCTGCCCCCAATCCTAAGTCATAAAACTCTGTAGTAGGGTGTTGATGATATTCATCTAATATGAGAACAGCTGGGTTAGTTCCATCCCCATTTTTCCCATCTTGTTTACTGAGAGGATTTAGAAAGGAATTAGATTTGATATGAATAATTTTATCTCTTATTATTTTGAATTTTGGAGCTAAAACACTTCCCCTTAACATATTTTGAGCCTCTACAAATAGTAGTTTTGACTGGTCTTTTTTAGTTGCTGCACAATAGGTTTCTAAAGTTTCTTGATTTTTAGTAGACATAACTGAAATCTCATAGAGAACTGAACCAGCTTGCATTTGAGTTTTAGCATTTTTTCTAGCAACTTCAACAAAAGCTTTTCTAAATCTCCTTTTCCCTTCTTTAGTTTTCCATCCATATACTTGACATAGTATGAATTTTTGCCAAGAAGTTAAAATAATAGGTTGTCCAGCTAACTCTCCTTTTGAGTGCCTCAAATAAGTAAACCATTTCACTATTTTTTCAGCTTCTAACTCATTCCAAATATATTTAGCATTTTCAATGTCCTTTAAAAATCTCATACAAGCCCATTTATGCTTTTTACCACTTACTATTTCTCCAGAGATACATTTATTAGAATAATCTATAAGTTCTTCTAATATAGTCATATATCTCCAAACTCTTCATTAGTCTGATTTGATTCAATCTTAATATCTCCAGTTATTAGTTTAAGCTTCCCATCTAGTGTTAAGCCTAATAGACTTGCATATTTTTTAATCTCATCTGAATATCTCAATTCAAGCTGTACCAAGTTATTTAGCTCTTTTCCTATTCTGAATTTAGTTCCTACTTGTTTAACTATCTCACTATATCTAGCTACAGCATTACAGTAAGCTCCTAAGTTGTTATAATCTAAATTATTAAAAATAGGAGTTGATTCTAGTTCTTTTACTAGTCTTTTCCATTCAGCTATTGCAACATCATCTACTAACCAATCTGGAGGATGCTTTAGCTGTTCTCTTCCTACAAAGGTTTTTGCTCTCTCTTCCTCAAGCTCTTTTACTTGTCTTTCTACAACGGTAAGATGCTTGGTTGTATCTCTTAATGATTTTCTAGCTCCCATATTTACACCTACTTTCATAATTTTTTATAAAAATTTTCTATTGGGAATTTCGTGAAAAGAAAGGGGAAGATGCGGTCTTTAAGCTCTCTCCTAAAACTTTTTTATACCCCCCTACCCTTCTAGGAATTGAGTAGTATATAGTTTTAAATATTCTCTTAACTCTGCCTGTACTAGTTTGATATCTTCATCTCTATATCTTTTATGTATTTCTCGATGAGCTATATCACTTACAGGAATTAGATTAGCTAATTCGTAAGCTTGCGATTCATCTTCTTCAAGTTCTATGATATGATGTACTAGTTTAGCTGGAATAGCTTTAGTATATTTAAATAAAGTATATACACAAATATTATCGAATTTATTCATACATTCTTTTCTTACTTTATCCCAGTGGGATGAGTTATAGAATGTTTTGTTTTTTCTGAAATATTTATCATATAACTTATTCTCTTCTTTTCTTGAATCACAACCATTTGGACATTTTTGTCCTACTGGATGCAATCTCCTACATTTAGGACAAAACTTCATTATCATTTCAAATACTCCTCAGCTTCTTTCTTTTTCAATTCAAGCTCTATTTTTTTAAATTCCAAATCTACTTTTTTCAATTCTGTGTCTACTTTAATCTTTTCTATCTCAGCTTTTTCTTTATCTGGATATATTTTTTCTATCTCTTTTCTAATAGTCATCATCTTTTGGATTCTATTTAATCTTGTATCAGCTGCTATTTCAAAGTCAGCATCTATAATTTCTTCTCCATCAGCATATCTATCATCAGTTAAATCTTGAATTTGATTTATCTCTTTTCTAGCTATCTCATTTATTTTTTCTTCAATTTCTTTTTTTGCTTTTTCAGATTCTTCAGTAAATCTCTCATATCCTACTTTAGTTCTACTACCTTTTATCCAAGCATCTCCTTTTATCTCACTTCTTTTTTTTATTTTTTTCAAAGTGTTATATGATACTTTATAAATAAATGCTAGTGTTTTTAAATCTTCTCCTAACTCATATCTCATTCTTATTTCAAATTCTTTTCTCTTAGTTATTGCTGCTATTTGTACCACCTCTTAAAAAGATATAAAAAAGATAAGAATAATAAAGAGTGAAAACTAGGTAATTAACTGTATTAGAAATATTCTTTGATTTAAACTAATATAAAATTATTTTTAAGTATTAATAATTTTATGCTTTAGAGCTTTTTAAAATAGCCGACTATATCAGATTAATCAGTAAAAAAAATAGAATTTAAAAAATTCTCATAAATTTGTTTATTTTTAATTGATAAGTATTTCTTTTTTATTTGATTTTCATAGTCTTTCCGATGTTTAGATATAACATTATTCTTTACTATGTCTAGTAGGAAGGAATAATCAAATACCCAACTCTCTCTTTTTAAGTATTCAAACACTCCTCTTTCCTCTTTTAAATACTCTGGAATATTTTTGGAGAGTTTTTTCAGCTTCATTCTTTCAATTCTCTTATTTTTTTCATTTCTTCTAAAATTATTGAAATCTTTAGTTAAATTAGCTTTAATTATTTCAAGTTGCTTGATAGGTTTTACTTTTAATTCTTGCTCCAATGCTTCATAGAATATTTTTTTTAATATATCAACTTCTAAAAAAGTTTTAAGAGAGTTATCACAATTTATTTTTTCCATGATGTTTCTATAATAATCTCTTCCAAAGAG
This window harbors:
- a CDS encoding phage portal protein — its product is MFEIIKKILAKLSGASKSGTPINTDSNSLFDILGQLNEDTEVQQDISETIYFICLKHLSESLGKMQWEKREITKKKGRETIFDNDLDLLLNIRPNPYMSAITFWQTVELNRNHYGNSYVYIERDGKKIKNLWQLPSNEVEIWIDNKGYFGLKDSIWYVWNDSRSGKRYSFLQDDILHFKTHMSWDGLSGTAVRDILKTQLNTQKSALNFLKRIYSSSTLGTKVVVHYTGELNDAKAKNMVDKIANFAKAKESGAFIPLPMGYQAQLLEMKLADSQFFENNKNTALQIAAAFGIKPNVINDYTKSSYSNSETQQLDFYVNTLQPLFLIYEQELSYKLLHPRDLERGQRLVINEDILFKMDNQTKANVYSNYVQNFIMTPNEVREALNLPYVKGGDKLVGNGNAISLDKAGEQYTKGGDENKNTITE
- a CDS encoding terminase large subunit, with translation MTILEELIDYSNKCISGEIVSGKKHKWACMRFLKDIENAKYIWNELEAEKIVKWFTYLRHSKGELAGQPIILTSWQKFILCQVYGWKTKEGKRRFRKAFVEVARKNAKTQMQAGSVLYEISVMSTKNQETLETYCAATKKDQSKLLFVEAQNMLRGSVLAPKFKIIRDKIIHIKSNSFLNPLSKQDGKNGDGTNPAVLILDEYHQHPTTEFYDLGLGAASKEPLLFIITTAGMDLNAPCFTQEYAYCSDLLNPDVDLDNDEYFVDICEADEGDDKGSLETWKKANPIRAYYQEGINKLASDYEVAKMIPEKMIAFMTKCLNIWVQATENGYMDIAKWKACEVKKLPFEISNKDVFVGFDMSAKIDLTSVGFVIPVKDENGVTKYIVFSHSFVPNIEKLREREIVDKMPYLSWAKQGYITITNSQVVDQGVVWEYVTKFCTENQLNIDTLCFDPANSSKMMMDLSNQGHKCVEVYQSHKSLNESTAGFREQVYEGNIIYLPNPVLNFAMKNAVVRQSNGLIKIDKDATRKRIDPVDSLLAAFKLAQYYEFVFDYNKYSDLIESIYE
- a CDS encoding P27 family phage terminase small subunit, coding for MGARKSLRDTTKHLTVVERQVKELEEERAKTFVGREQLKHPPDWLVDDVAIAEWKRLVKELESTPIFNNLDYNNLGAYCNAVARYSEIVKQVGTKFRIGKELNNLVQLELRYSDEIKKYASLLGLTLDGKLKLITGDIKIESNQTNEEFGDI